In the genome of Acidimicrobiia bacterium, one region contains:
- a CDS encoding DMT family transporter, with protein sequence MRRPAVAVAALGLASFLFGATFVMVKDAITVLPPLGFVGWRFSLGAAALLAISRPRRRTTVRHGVVAGLLLFAGYAFQTRGLVDTTASASGLITGLYVVFTPLLAAAVARRRPRLGVMAGALVAFAGLVALTSSEGLRARPGDLWTLGAAIAFAGHIVYLSRVARHHPVIAFTGVQLAVVAFLGLTGSLILEEFAVPGGASVTALLVTGLAVSGGAFLLQVWSQTVIGAARTALVLALEPVFAAVAGAVILGERLGTGGILGGLLILIGIHVVLAATGDEDDLPAAEAVSAAH encoded by the coding sequence ATGCGCAGACCCGCAGTCGCCGTCGCGGCCCTCGGGCTCGCCTCCTTCCTCTTCGGTGCCACCTTCGTGATGGTCAAGGACGCCATCACGGTGCTGCCCCCACTCGGCTTCGTCGGGTGGCGGTTCAGCCTCGGAGCCGCCGCCCTGCTCGCAATCTCGCGCCCCAGGCGGCGTACCACGGTGCGCCACGGTGTCGTGGCGGGACTGCTGCTCTTCGCCGGGTACGCCTTTCAGACCAGAGGCCTGGTGGATACCACCGCTTCGGCTTCGGGCCTGATCACCGGGCTGTACGTGGTGTTCACCCCGCTGCTGGCGGCCGCCGTCGCTCGCCGCCGTCCCCGGCTGGGGGTGATGGCCGGTGCGCTGGTGGCGTTCGCCGGGCTGGTCGCCCTCACCTCGTCCGAGGGCCTCCGAGCCAGGCCGGGCGACCTGTGGACCCTGGGAGCCGCCATCGCCTTCGCCGGGCACATCGTCTATCTCTCCCGGGTGGCGAGACATCATCCGGTGATCGCCTTCACCGGGGTACAGCTCGCCGTGGTGGCCTTCCTCGGCTTGACCGGCTCCCTCATCCTCGAGGAGTTCGCCGTGCCAGGCGGAGCGAGCGTCACCGCCCTTCTGGTGACCGGGTTGGCGGTCAGCGGAGGAGCCTTCCTGCTGCAGGTGTGGAGCCAGACGGTGATCGGCGCCGCTCGAACCGCTCTGGTACTCGCCCTGGAACCGGTGTTCGCCGCCGTGGCCGGTGCCGTCATCCTCGGCGAGAGGCTGGGGACGGGAGGCATCCTCGGAGGACTGCTCATCCTGATCGGAATCCACGTGGTGCTGGCGGCGACGGGTGACGAGGACGACCTACCCGCGGCCGAGGCCGTCTCTGCCGCCCACTGA
- a CDS encoding NAD+ synthase: protein MDFLRVACAQIDLVVGDIEGNLARITEAMEWAEECQADVLLLPELAITGYPPEDLVLRTAFVDANIEALHRLARAAGDVTTVVGFVDRSALPPDDAGHVRVHNAAALIQGGRIGGIYHKGRLPNYGVFDEDRYFAVGATADALWQVNGVVVGVSICEDIWVADGPPARQAAAGAELLLNINGSPYHRGKGREREEMLATRAREAGVPLVYLNLVGAQDELVFDGQSMVFDAEGGLLYRAAQFEEEMFWVDLPITGEGRTEVVSTLVADGDLLEGEPEPFPEPHTPMDDIAEVYRALVCGLRGYARKNGFSGVVVGLSGGIDSALTAAIAADALGPEGVWGVTMPSRHSSEGSETDSEDLARNLGIRFDRIPIEPPFEGFLDVLGGVFEGSEPGVAEENLQARIRGAILMALSNKFGHMVVATGNKSEMSVGYATIYGDMVGGYAVLKDVWKTLVYDLARWRNRDGEVIPQASIDKPPSAELRPGQLDTDSLPPYEVLDPILERYVEDDMSIRQIVAAGFDRAQVERVATMVDRNEYKRRQAAPGVKITTKALGRDRRLPITNRFRGW from the coding sequence ATGGACTTCCTGCGAGTCGCCTGCGCCCAGATCGATCTCGTCGTCGGGGACATAGAGGGCAATCTGGCCCGGATCACCGAAGCCATGGAGTGGGCCGAGGAGTGCCAGGCCGACGTGTTGTTGCTCCCGGAGCTGGCCATCACCGGCTATCCGCCCGAGGACCTCGTGCTGCGGACGGCGTTCGTGGACGCCAACATCGAGGCGCTCCACCGGCTGGCACGGGCCGCCGGCGATGTCACCACCGTGGTCGGATTCGTCGATCGGTCTGCGCTGCCTCCCGACGATGCCGGCCACGTACGCGTCCACAACGCCGCCGCCCTGATCCAGGGAGGTCGGATCGGAGGCATCTACCACAAGGGCCGGCTGCCCAACTACGGAGTGTTCGACGAGGATCGCTACTTCGCAGTCGGAGCGACCGCCGATGCCCTGTGGCAGGTCAACGGCGTGGTGGTCGGCGTCTCCATCTGCGAGGACATCTGGGTGGCCGATGGCCCCCCAGCTCGCCAGGCAGCAGCCGGCGCCGAGCTGCTGCTCAACATCAACGGCTCGCCGTATCACCGCGGCAAGGGCCGGGAGCGCGAGGAGATGCTGGCCACCCGCGCTCGGGAGGCCGGCGTGCCTCTGGTCTACCTCAACCTGGTCGGGGCTCAGGACGAGTTGGTGTTCGACGGCCAGAGCATGGTCTTCGACGCCGAGGGCGGACTTCTCTACCGGGCGGCGCAGTTCGAGGAGGAGATGTTCTGGGTGGACCTGCCGATCACAGGTGAGGGGCGGACCGAAGTGGTCTCGACCCTGGTCGCCGACGGTGACCTGCTCGAAGGCGAACCGGAGCCGTTTCCCGAACCGCACACCCCGATGGACGACATCGCCGAGGTGTATCGGGCCCTGGTGTGCGGGCTGCGCGGGTACGCGCGCAAGAACGGGTTCTCTGGTGTCGTCGTCGGGCTCTCGGGTGGCATCGACTCGGCGCTCACCGCAGCCATCGCCGCCGATGCACTTGGGCCGGAGGGGGTGTGGGGAGTCACCATGCCCTCGCGACACAGCAGCGAGGGCTCCGAGACCGACAGCGAAGACCTTGCTCGCAACCTCGGGATCCGCTTCGACCGCATCCCCATCGAGCCGCCGTTCGAGGGGTTCCTCGACGTCCTGGGAGGCGTGTTCGAGGGAAGCGAGCCCGGAGTGGCCGAGGAGAACCTGCAGGCACGAATCCGGGGGGCGATCCTCATGGCACTGTCGAACAAGTTCGGGCACATGGTGGTGGCCACCGGGAACAAGTCCGAGATGTCCGTCGGTTACGCCACCATCTACGGCGACATGGTCGGTGGGTACGCAGTCCTCAAGGACGTGTGGAAGACCCTGGTGTACGACCTGGCGAGGTGGCGAAACCGTGACGGCGAGGTCATCCCCCAGGCGTCGATCGACAAGCCCCCATCGGCCGAGCTGCGTCCCGGCCAGCTCGACACCGACTCGCTGCCCCCGTACGAGGTGCTCGATCCGATCCTGGAGAGGTACGTGGAGGACGACATGTCGATTCGTCAGATCGTGGCCGCCGGGTTCGACCGGGCGCAGGTGGAGCGGGTGGCGACGATGGTGGACCGCAACGAGTACAAGCGCCGCCAGGCCGCTCCCGGGGTGAAGATCACCACCAAGGCTCTCGGCCGCGACCGACGCCTTCCGATCACCAACCGCTTCCGGGGCTGGTGA
- a CDS encoding FAD-dependent thymidylate synthase → MTPSEPNPRPTTPLLHHREDFAGAEERVLRRFFTNTTEPVFALINLPEVVKGALFARYSRSPKSLRRLFLDEFYEAPEAGVAAIAESIDEEDASVRTRRAEELYGRMFTDYGDDSVAQLGGMHLACEQASNVLTKVLEWGRLAAYLEQSTRYMFYDKHLGGRYRYTVPPELLGHPLETEFRRVMDGLFTTYSGLTERLTRYYETLHPKADGDSDFVYRSTIRARVCDDLRGLLPAATISNVGIYASGQAYEMLLVRMNAHPLAEARAYAAMMLAELRKVAPAFLRRVDIPDRGGDWSRFLAETAAGVARSAEAVIDHEPRSRPEVVLVDWDRDAESRVAAAALYSVTDLPADDLRRAVDAMDEATRAAIVAAYVGDRRNRRHKPGRAMEAPTYKFDILCDYGIFRDLQRHRLLTLEWQRLGTLHGFVTPESVIDIGAQGSWHAAMKEAGDLHRLLADSLGPDTAQYAVPFAYRIRFYMQMNAREAFHLIELRTAQGGHPDYRRVCAEMHRLIRDQAGHRLIADAMKFVDHGEHSLGRLEAERRAAARRAAVGVADPGV, encoded by the coding sequence GTGACCCCCAGCGAGCCGAACCCCCGGCCCACCACCCCGCTGCTGCACCATCGCGAGGATTTCGCCGGCGCCGAGGAGAGGGTTCTCCGGCGCTTCTTCACCAACACCACCGAGCCGGTGTTCGCCCTCATCAACCTCCCCGAGGTCGTGAAGGGAGCGCTGTTCGCCCGCTACAGCCGGTCCCCCAAGTCGCTGCGCCGACTCTTCCTCGACGAGTTCTACGAGGCGCCCGAGGCAGGCGTGGCGGCCATCGCCGAGAGCATCGACGAGGAAGACGCCTCGGTGCGTACGCGGCGCGCCGAGGAGCTGTACGGGCGGATGTTCACCGACTACGGCGACGACTCCGTGGCGCAGCTCGGTGGCATGCACCTGGCCTGCGAACAGGCCTCCAACGTGTTGACCAAGGTCCTGGAGTGGGGCCGCCTGGCCGCCTACCTGGAACAGAGCACCCGCTACATGTTCTATGACAAGCACCTGGGTGGCCGCTATCGCTACACGGTCCCACCGGAACTTCTCGGCCATCCGCTCGAGACCGAGTTCCGACGGGTCATGGACGGCCTGTTCACCACCTACTCGGGACTCACCGAGAGGCTGACCCGCTATTACGAGACCCTGCACCCCAAGGCCGATGGCGACTCCGACTTCGTGTACCGGAGCACGATCCGGGCGCGGGTCTGTGACGACCTGCGCGGCCTGCTACCGGCGGCCACCATCTCGAACGTGGGGATCTACGCCTCGGGGCAGGCATACGAGATGCTGCTGGTCAGGATGAACGCTCACCCGCTCGCCGAGGCGCGCGCCTACGCCGCCATGATGCTGGCCGAGCTGCGCAAGGTGGCGCCCGCCTTCTTGCGGCGGGTCGACATCCCCGACCGGGGTGGCGACTGGTCGCGATTCCTGGCAGAGACCGCCGCCGGGGTGGCGAGGTCGGCCGAGGCCGTAATCGACCACGAGCCTCGGAGCCGGCCCGAGGTGGTCCTGGTCGACTGGGATCGGGATGCCGAGAGCAGGGTGGCGGCGGCCGCCCTGTACTCGGTCACAGATCTCCCCGCCGACGATCTGCGGCGAGCCGTCGACGCAATGGATGAGGCGACGCGAGCAGCGATCGTGGCCGCCTATGTGGGGGATCGCCGCAACCGGCGCCACAAGCCTGGCCGCGCCATGGAGGCTCCGACCTACAAGTTCGACATCCTCTGCGACTACGGCATCTTCCGGGACCTGCAGCGCCACCGTCTCCTCACCCTGGAGTGGCAGCGACTGGGCACCCTTCACGGGTTCGTCACGCCGGAGTCCGTCATCGACATCGGTGCCCAAGGCTCCTGGCATGCCGCAATGAAGGAGGCGGGCGATCTGCACCGGCTGCTGGCCGATTCGCTGGGACCCGACACCGCCCAGTACGCCGTTCCCTTCGCCTATCGGATCCGCTTCTACATGCAGATGAACGCCCGCGAGGCATTCCATCTCATCGAGCTGCGCACTGCCCAAGGTGGCCACCCCGACTATCGGCGGGTGTGTGCCGAGATGCATCGCCTGATCCGCGACCAGGCCGGGCACCGGCTCATCGCCGACGCCATGAAGTTCGTGGACCACGGAGAGCACAGCCTGGGCCGCCTCGAGGCGGAGCGGCGCGCAGCGGCTCGCCGCGCCGCCGTCGGAGTCGCCGATCCCGGTGTCTAG
- a CDS encoding ArsA-related P-loop ATPase has translation MLDRRLLIVTGKGGTGRSAITAAIAIAGGRQGRRVLTLAVDSGVGLAHHLGSEGIGPDPQRIGHVAVARVDPARALDQYLRLRTRLPAAGSAARVFSALADAVPGVRDTLVLGKIVYEATRPHWDLVVVDADPTGRILSRLRAGATVRRLVSRGPVREEAEWLERVLADPSHTAAVLVATPEDLPVREANEFRDAIDTEPLVAIGEVVANRVLPDPDFTAAQARAATGSAGAMATLHLGLHRSQRAPLRALRARRHLPFLFGLHTPAEVAESLADLVEQP, from the coding sequence GTGCTCGACCGGCGTCTACTCATCGTCACCGGGAAGGGAGGGACCGGCCGCTCCGCCATCACCGCCGCCATCGCCATCGCTGGTGGCCGCCAGGGACGGCGGGTACTCACCCTTGCTGTCGACTCCGGCGTCGGGCTGGCGCACCATCTCGGCAGCGAAGGCATCGGCCCCGATCCACAGCGCATCGGTCACGTTGCCGTAGCCAGGGTCGACCCGGCCCGGGCACTCGATCAGTACCTGCGGCTCCGCACCCGGCTGCCCGCCGCGGGGAGCGCCGCTCGGGTCTTCTCGGCCCTGGCCGACGCCGTGCCCGGCGTGCGCGACACCCTGGTCCTGGGCAAGATCGTCTACGAGGCCACCCGGCCCCACTGGGATCTTGTGGTGGTGGATGCCGATCCGACCGGGCGCATCCTGTCGCGACTGCGCGCCGGGGCCACGGTACGCCGTCTGGTCTCACGAGGGCCGGTGCGGGAGGAAGCCGAGTGGTTGGAACGAGTGCTGGCCGACCCCAGCCACACGGCGGCGGTGCTGGTGGCGACTCCTGAGGATCTGCCGGTGCGCGAAGCGAACGAGTTCCGAGATGCCATCGACACCGAACCGCTGGTCGCCATCGGCGAGGTCGTCGCCAATCGTGTGCTCCCCGATCCAGACTTCACCGCAGCGCAGGCGCGAGCCGCCACGGGCTCGGCGGGGGCGATGGCGACCCTCCACCTCGGCCTACACCGGTCCCAGCGGGCGCCGCTTCGAGCACTTCGGGCCCGCCGGCATCTGCCCTTCCTCTTCGGCCTGCACACGCCGGCCGAGGTGGCGGAGAGCCTCGCCGACCTGGTCGAGCAGCCATGA
- a CDS encoding cytochrome c biogenesis protein CcdA: MEVASVNVIAAFVFGALSFLSPCVLPLLPGYLSMMSGYTAADLAEGKASTRRMLGSTALFVGGFTAVFVALGATATTVGRTLLRNQGTITTIAGWLVIVFGVFIAFSALWNPRLLLPFMRERRVEVRPSRLGPWAAPVMGVAFGFAWTPCIGPTLAAILTVAGTQETVGQGMVLLFVYSMGLGIPFLIASLAITRAYSAFGWFKRHFKAITFASGTLLAGFGVLMVTGRLVALNRWFQQVLPEFLWNV; encoded by the coding sequence ATGGAAGTCGCCAGCGTCAACGTCATCGCCGCCTTCGTCTTCGGCGCGCTCTCCTTCCTGTCGCCCTGTGTCCTGCCGCTTCTCCCCGGCTACCTGTCGATGATGTCCGGCTACACCGCCGCCGACCTCGCCGAGGGGAAGGCATCGACCCGTCGAATGCTCGGTTCCACGGCCCTGTTCGTCGGAGGGTTCACCGCCGTGTTCGTGGCGCTTGGCGCCACCGCCACGACGGTGGGCCGCACCTTGTTGCGCAACCAGGGGACGATCACCACGATCGCCGGGTGGCTGGTGATCGTCTTCGGGGTGTTCATCGCCTTCTCGGCGCTGTGGAACCCACGGCTGCTCCTGCCGTTCATGCGTGAGCGCCGGGTCGAGGTACGCCCTTCCCGGCTGGGCCCGTGGGCGGCGCCGGTCATGGGTGTCGCGTTCGGGTTCGCCTGGACCCCATGCATCGGGCCGACCCTGGCGGCGATCCTCACAGTGGCCGGTACTCAGGAGACGGTCGGACAGGGGATGGTGCTGCTCTTCGTGTACTCGATGGGGCTGGGCATCCCGTTCCTCATCGCCTCGCTGGCGATCACCCGGGCCTACTCGGCCTTCGGCTGGTTCAAGCGGCACTTCAAGGCGATCACCTTCGCCTCGGGCACCCTCCTCGCAGGGTTCGGGGTGCTGATGGTGACCGGGCGCCTGGTGGCCCTCAATCGGTGGTTTCAGCAGGTTCTTCCCGAATTCCTGTGGAACGTGTGA
- the nth gene encoding endonuclease III, with the protein MQPSPEDREAVGRRARTVLRRLRRRYPEIETALRHGSPWQLLVATVLSAQTTDDTVNRVTPVLFARWPSPEDLAAADPEEVEGVVRPTGYYRQKTRAVIELCSELVDRFGGEVPDDMESLVSLKGVGRKTASVVLAEAWGKPAIAVDTHVGRVSRRLGLTAATDPAKVESDLKDLFPRSVWVGVSMRFIQFGRDTCDAKRPRCWECDLADLCPFPDKTPGPG; encoded by the coding sequence ATGCAACCATCCCCCGAAGATCGGGAGGCGGTCGGCAGACGCGCCCGCACCGTGCTGCGGCGACTGCGGCGCCGATACCCGGAGATAGAGACCGCCTTGCGCCACGGCAGCCCATGGCAGCTGCTAGTGGCGACGGTCCTGAGCGCCCAGACCACCGACGACACGGTGAACCGAGTCACTCCGGTCCTGTTCGCCCGCTGGCCCTCCCCGGAGGATCTGGCGGCCGCCGACCCCGAGGAGGTCGAAGGTGTGGTGAGGCCCACCGGCTACTACCGGCAGAAGACTCGTGCCGTCATCGAACTCTGCTCCGAACTCGTGGATCGATTCGGCGGAGAGGTTCCCGACGACATGGAGAGCCTGGTGTCGCTGAAGGGAGTCGGGCGCAAGACCGCCAGCGTGGTGCTCGCCGAGGCCTGGGGGAAACCGGCCATCGCCGTCGACACCCACGTCGGGCGGGTGTCGCGACGCCTTGGCCTGACCGCTGCCACCGACCCCGCCAAGGTGGAGTCGGATCTCAAGGATCTCTTCCCCCGGTCGGTCTGGGTGGGGGTCTCCATGCGCTTCATCCAGTTCGGCCGGGACACCTGCGATGCCAAGCGCCCGAGATGCTGGGAGTGCGACCTGGCAGACCTCTGTCCGTTCCCGGACAAGACCCCGGGTCCGGGGTGA
- a CDS encoding MATE family efflux transporter, translated as MGGSRYDREIAGLALPALGSLVADPLLSLVDTGFVARVGTEALAGLGVAAALFAVAFFVFDFLEYGTTALVAKAVGAGDLAAAGRSAVTAFLIAGGSGVVLTGVLLVAGASLVGLLGGQGEVASAAITYVGIRALAAPAVLLVRAAHGAYRGYQDTRTPFVVTLGINAVNLVLDPILIFGLGWGVAGAAWATVVAQYVGAAAFAVLLLRSRERFGLVGASPVAGEVRFFLSVSRDLAIRVTAVMGAFTMATAVAARISEVAVAAHQVLSQVFLLTALTLDALAIAAQALIGRMIGGGRRGEAVVVADRVLVLGLGFGMLTALVLAALSPFIPAWFGSDPAVEEAISGSLWILIVMQPLGAVVFAWDGVFIGVGDFRYLALAMVGAAAAGAAFFLLVIPMGWGLPGVWWGVMVLLGVRALTLAWRRWAPGGPLHSVPG; from the coding sequence TTGGGCGGCTCGAGGTACGACAGGGAGATCGCCGGCCTCGCTCTCCCTGCTCTCGGGTCGCTGGTGGCCGACCCGCTGCTCAGCCTGGTGGACACCGGGTTCGTCGCCCGGGTAGGCACCGAAGCGCTTGCCGGCCTGGGTGTGGCGGCGGCACTGTTTGCTGTCGCCTTCTTCGTATTCGACTTCCTCGAGTACGGCACCACCGCTCTCGTGGCCAAGGCCGTCGGCGCAGGAGACCTCGCCGCCGCCGGTCGCTCGGCGGTCACCGCATTCCTCATCGCCGGCGGGTCCGGCGTGGTGCTCACCGGAGTGCTCCTGGTTGCCGGCGCATCCCTGGTCGGGTTGCTGGGTGGCCAGGGAGAGGTGGCGTCGGCGGCGATCACCTATGTGGGCATCCGGGCGCTGGCCGCACCGGCCGTGCTCCTGGTGCGCGCCGCACATGGGGCGTACCGCGGCTATCAGGACACCCGTACGCCGTTCGTCGTGACCCTCGGCATCAATGCCGTCAACCTGGTCCTCGATCCGATACTCATCTTCGGCCTCGGCTGGGGCGTGGCCGGGGCCGCCTGGGCGACGGTCGTCGCCCAGTACGTCGGGGCTGCAGCCTTCGCGGTCCTCCTGCTGCGGAGCCGAGAGCGATTCGGGCTGGTGGGGGCGAGCCCGGTCGCCGGCGAGGTGCGGTTCTTCCTCTCCGTGAGTCGTGATCTCGCCATCCGGGTGACGGCGGTCATGGGCGCCTTCACCATGGCGACTGCGGTGGCGGCTCGGATCTCCGAGGTCGCCGTCGCCGCCCACCAGGTGCTCTCGCAGGTGTTCCTCCTCACCGCCCTCACGCTCGACGCCCTGGCCATCGCCGCCCAGGCACTGATCGGAAGGATGATCGGAGGGGGCCGTCGGGGGGAGGCGGTGGTGGTGGCCGATCGGGTACTCGTGCTCGGCCTCGGGTTCGGGATGCTGACGGCGCTGGTCCTGGCCGCGCTCTCGCCGTTCATCCCCGCCTGGTTTGGCTCCGACCCGGCAGTTGAGGAAGCGATATCCGGATCGCTGTGGATCCTCATCGTGATGCAGCCCCTGGGAGCGGTCGTCTTCGCCTGGGACGGCGTGTTCATCGGTGTGGGAGACTTCAGGTACCTGGCCCTGGCCATGGTCGGGGCGGCGGCGGCGGGGGCGGCCTTCTTCCTGCTCGTGATACCAATGGGTTGGGGCCTGCCGGGCGTGTGGTGGGGGGTGATGGTTCTGCTCGGGGTTCGTGCGCTCACTCTGGCGTGGCGGAGGTGGGCTCCGGGTGGTCCGCTGCACTCGGTCCCAGGCTGA
- a CDS encoding tRNA-binding protein, protein MPNIDDWSSLQVRAGTVLRAEPNDGARQPAYRLWIDFGPDGVLQSSAKITDRYTAEELVGRQIVAVTGFEPMRVAGFRSDVLVLGALTSEGVVLLRPDHPVAPGAEVA, encoded by the coding sequence GTGCCCAACATCGACGACTGGAGTTCCCTGCAGGTTCGCGCCGGCACCGTGCTGCGCGCCGAGCCGAACGACGGCGCCCGTCAACCCGCCTACCGGCTCTGGATCGATTTCGGCCCCGATGGTGTCCTGCAGTCGTCGGCGAAGATCACCGACCGATACACCGCCGAAGAGCTGGTCGGGCGCCAGATCGTGGCCGTGACCGGCTTCGAGCCGATGCGGGTTGCGGGTTTTCGATCCGACGTCCTGGTCCTCGGAGCGCTCACCTCCGAAGGGGTCGTCCTGCTGCGGCCGGACCACCCCGTCGCTCCCGGCGCCGAGGTGGCTTGA
- a CDS encoding ArsA-related P-loop ATPase translates to MTAVTLVMGAGGVGKTTVAAGLAALASRRGRQTLVITVDPARRLADALGAPAGDTPTPVPGMPRLHASMVDAAASWEATVRQHADPATAERLLSNPFFRAVADRFPAGQSYAAAEEVTRHTASGDFEVIVVDTPPSEGGLEFLSAPESMRSLVAGRALRLLTGARIPGRRLFYSVTTRPALRIADSILGGRLLEDVAEFLIDLSTIYGGVARRSREVEEVLRAASPVAVATPETHAVHEVERMLGHTGWPVPPVVVLNRMLPADWAKAGAGSGPLAINVSRWRAEARRHESLRRALAATTGAEPAVLPWLATPPDTPDALADMIEAAGLQVA, encoded by the coding sequence ATGACTGCGGTGACCCTGGTCATGGGTGCCGGTGGCGTCGGCAAGACGACCGTGGCCGCCGGCCTCGCCGCCCTGGCCTCCCGAAGAGGGCGCCAGACCCTGGTGATCACCGTCGATCCTGCACGCCGCCTCGCTGACGCACTCGGCGCCCCGGCTGGAGACACACCCACACCCGTCCCCGGAATGCCTCGACTACACGCATCGATGGTGGACGCAGCCGCATCCTGGGAGGCCACCGTGCGCCAGCATGCAGATCCGGCTACGGCCGAGCGGCTGCTGTCCAACCCCTTCTTTCGCGCCGTTGCCGACCGGTTCCCGGCGGGCCAGTCCTACGCGGCAGCCGAAGAGGTGACCCGGCACACAGCCTCCGGAGACTTCGAGGTGATCGTCGTCGACACGCCACCCTCCGAGGGCGGCCTCGAGTTCCTCTCCGCACCCGAGAGCATGCGCAGCCTGGTGGCAGGGCGAGCGCTGCGGCTGCTCACCGGTGCCAGGATCCCCGGACGCCGGCTGTTCTACTCGGTCACTACCCGGCCCGCCCTCCGCATCGCCGACTCGATCCTCGGCGGACGCCTCCTCGAGGATGTGGCCGAGTTCCTCATCGACCTGAGCACCATCTACGGAGGGGTCGCCCGGCGCTCCCGAGAGGTGGAAGAGGTTCTGCGTGCGGCCTCTCCCGTGGCGGTGGCCACACCCGAGACCCACGCCGTTCACGAGGTGGAACGCATGCTGGGTCACACCGGATGGCCGGTGCCACCCGTCGTGGTGCTCAACAGGATGCTCCCTGCCGACTGGGCGAAGGCCGGAGCCGGCAGCGGACCGCTGGCCATCAACGTGAGCCGCTGGCGTGCCGAGGCCCGTCGCCACGAGTCCTTGCGTCGCGCCCTGGCGGCCACGACCGGAGCGGAGCCGGCGGTGCTCCCCTGGTTGGCCACTCCCCCCGATACCCCGGATGCGCTCGCCGACATGATCGAGGCGGCAGGACTGCAGGTGGCCTAG
- a CDS encoding MFS transporter — MAGSRLPRFGPGDLGAVVLLAVVALAQGWSGAVLTHVLPFLQADYDLTDARVFDLMTVVRAASLGALAFSWWGDNRGRRLPLLAAFALLPLANLASAFATGPGALAVLQSVARLATIAVSGLALVVLAEQVRPAVRAHATAIYVLFGAIGTGLGLLLRPLGAEGDGWRLLFALSALPLVALPMLLKRLREPELFVRPKTRPPLTAVLRSIHARRFWPMAALSFAVSAYTTPAANLALVRLEGALAWSPGSASLLVAAASAPGVLAGLAIGGRMADALGRRPTEALAIATGVGGGLAFYLIDGGWPLAAGILLSNLGAFAFAPAFAAHRAELFPTELRATASAWIVNASIVGGIAGFAAGRFVVDAWGIDRTVSALGLMLLGATALLLALPETKGISLGPSAADHPEPTSATPE, encoded by the coding sequence GTGGCGGGCAGCCGCCTGCCTCGGTTCGGCCCGGGAGACCTGGGAGCTGTGGTGTTGCTGGCGGTGGTGGCCCTTGCCCAGGGCTGGTCCGGGGCGGTGCTCACGCACGTGCTCCCGTTTCTCCAGGCGGATTACGACCTGACCGACGCCAGGGTGTTCGACCTCATGACCGTGGTGCGGGCGGCCTCCCTTGGCGCCCTTGCCTTCTCCTGGTGGGGAGACAACCGGGGACGGCGCCTCCCACTGCTCGCCGCCTTCGCCCTGTTGCCACTGGCCAACCTGGCCTCGGCCTTCGCCACCGGCCCGGGCGCCCTCGCCGTTCTCCAGTCGGTGGCACGCCTGGCGACGATCGCCGTCTCCGGGCTGGCCCTGGTGGTGCTCGCCGAACAGGTGCGGCCGGCGGTGAGGGCCCATGCCACGGCCATCTACGTGCTGTTCGGCGCCATCGGGACCGGACTCGGCTTGCTGTTGAGGCCGCTCGGCGCGGAGGGTGACGGGTGGAGGCTGCTCTTCGCACTCTCGGCGCTTCCCCTGGTTGCCCTGCCGATGCTGCTCAAGCGCCTCCGAGAGCCCGAGTTGTTCGTTCGCCCCAAGACGAGGCCGCCTCTGACGGCGGTGCTGCGCTCGATCCACGCCCGCCGCTTCTGGCCGATGGCCGCCTTGTCGTTCGCCGTCTCCGCCTACACGACCCCGGCAGCCAACCTGGCACTGGTGCGCCTGGAGGGTGCCCTCGCCTGGTCGCCAGGTTCGGCGTCCCTGCTGGTCGCCGCCGCCTCGGCTCCCGGGGTCCTCGCCGGCCTGGCGATCGGGGGGCGGATGGCCGACGCCCTGGGCCGACGCCCCACCGAAGCCCTGGCCATAGCCACCGGGGTCGGCGGCGGCCTCGCCTTCTACCTGATCGACGGCGGGTGGCCGCTGGCTGCCGGAATACTGCTCTCCAATCTGGGAGCGTTCGCTTTCGCCCCCGCCTTCGCCGCCCACCGCGCCGAGCTCTTCCCCACCGAGTTGCGCGCCACCGCCTCGGCGTGGATCGTCAACGCCTCCATCGTCGGAGGGATCGCCGGATTCGCCGCCGGGAGGTTCGTGGTCGATGCCTGGGGGATCGACCGGACCGTGTCGGCGCTCGGGCTGATGCTGCTGGGCGCCACGGCGCTGCTGCTGGCCCTCCCTGAGACCAAGGGGATCAGCCTGGGACCGAGTGCAGCGGACCACCCGGAGCCCACCTCCGCCACGCCAGAGTGA